The proteins below come from a single Agrococcus beijingensis genomic window:
- a CDS encoding dipeptide/oligopeptide/nickel ABC transporter permease/ATP-binding protein: MRRALTQRLSAPGLRLGGLSLGAKIALSFLVLVILFAALGPVFVSSPYASGPPVLPPSPEHWMGTDRQGRDIFARLVHGARYSLVIGIGATAVALAIAAVLGTIAATAPRAIAETLMRVLDIVMSFPGIALAAVFVAVFGQSLPVLVLTIAFLYTPQLTRIVRANVLDQYGEDYVAAVRVMGASTPRIIIKHVARNCMAPVLVFTTVLVADAIVFEASLSFLQAGVPDPEPSWGNVIAAGRNLVMGGFWWATFFPGLLIMLTVLALNLLAEGMTDAMVSPRARRLTEDAAATEEATHDLEAAQAPLAEGASPAEVAAGLDAAVVSPEGEAEPALEIGEPAGAALDAPPALHATTRVVPLEQRLAELRERELERADRLVHDRPDEPLLEVQDLSIRFPRHGDVAVVDRVSFTVRPSETMALVGESGCGKSITSLAIMGLLDPRAEITGRILFDGKDLLTMPVKERQALLGHDIAMIYQDALSSLNPSMTVRSQMRQLTRRGGTRTAEELLELVGLDPRRTLASYPHELSGGQRQRVLIAMALTRDPRLIIADEPTTALDVTVQAQVIELLNRLREELGFAMVFVSHDLALVAELAHRVTVMYAGQVVEQGSNRALLTQPVHEYTRGLLGAVLSIESGSDRLHQVPGTVPSPRDFPAGDRFAPRSSNPARGAGVTPVMRRIGDTDHVYAAHPDDAPVEPLEVRA, encoded by the coding sequence CATCCGGCCCGCCCGTGCTGCCGCCGAGCCCCGAGCACTGGATGGGCACCGACAGGCAGGGCCGCGACATCTTCGCCCGCCTCGTGCACGGCGCCCGCTACTCGCTCGTGATCGGCATCGGCGCGACCGCCGTGGCGCTGGCGATCGCCGCCGTGCTCGGCACGATCGCCGCCACCGCGCCCCGCGCGATCGCCGAGACGCTCATGCGCGTGCTCGACATCGTCATGTCGTTCCCCGGCATCGCCCTCGCGGCCGTGTTCGTGGCGGTCTTCGGCCAGTCGCTGCCGGTGCTCGTGCTCACGATCGCTTTCCTCTACACGCCGCAGCTCACCCGCATCGTGCGCGCCAACGTGCTCGACCAGTACGGCGAGGACTACGTCGCCGCGGTGCGCGTGATGGGCGCCTCGACGCCCCGCATCATCATCAAACACGTCGCGCGCAACTGCATGGCGCCCGTGCTGGTCTTCACCACCGTGCTCGTCGCCGACGCCATCGTCTTCGAGGCGTCGCTGTCGTTCCTGCAGGCGGGCGTGCCCGACCCCGAGCCCTCCTGGGGCAACGTGATCGCCGCCGGCCGCAACCTCGTGATGGGCGGCTTCTGGTGGGCCACCTTCTTCCCCGGCCTCCTCATCATGCTGACCGTGCTGGCGCTCAACCTGCTGGCAGAGGGCATGACGGATGCGATGGTCTCGCCCCGGGCGCGCAGGCTCACCGAGGATGCGGCCGCGACCGAGGAGGCCACGCACGACCTCGAGGCCGCGCAGGCCCCGTTGGCCGAGGGCGCCAGCCCGGCCGAGGTTGCCGCAGGGCTCGACGCCGCCGTCGTCAGCCCCGAGGGCGAGGCGGAGCCCGCGCTCGAGATCGGCGAACCTGCCGGCGCCGCGCTCGACGCGCCGCCCGCGCTGCACGCCACCACCCGCGTCGTGCCGCTCGAGCAGCGCCTCGCCGAGCTGCGTGAGCGCGAGCTCGAGCGCGCCGACCGGCTCGTGCACGACCGGCCCGACGAGCCGCTGCTCGAGGTGCAGGACCTCTCGATCCGCTTCCCGCGCCACGGCGACGTCGCGGTCGTCGACCGCGTCTCGTTCACCGTGCGGCCCTCCGAGACGATGGCGCTGGTGGGCGAGTCGGGCTGCGGCAAGTCGATCACCTCGCTCGCCATCATGGGGCTGCTCGACCCGCGCGCCGAGATCACCGGACGCATCCTCTTCGACGGCAAGGATCTGCTGACGATGCCCGTGAAGGAGCGCCAGGCGCTGCTCGGCCACGACATCGCGATGATCTACCAGGACGCGCTGTCGTCGCTGAACCCCTCGATGACGGTGCGCAGCCAGATGCGGCAGCTCACCCGCCGCGGCGGCACCCGCACGGCCGAGGAGCTGCTCGAGCTGGTCGGCCTCGACCCGCGGCGGACGCTCGCCTCGTACCCGCATGAGCTCTCGGGCGGCCAGCGCCAGCGCGTGCTGATCGCCATGGCGCTCACCCGCGACCCCCGCCTGATCATCGCCGACGAGCCCACCACCGCGCTCGACGTGACGGTGCAGGCGCAGGTGATCGAGCTGCTCAACCGGCTGCGCGAGGAGCTCGGGTTCGCGATGGTGTTCGTCTCGCACGACCTGGCGCTCGTCGCCGAGCTCGCGCACCGCGTCACCGTCATGTACGCCGGCCAGGTCGTCGAGCAGGGCTCGAACCGGGCGCTGCTGACGCAGCCCGTGCACGAGTACACCCGCGGCCTGCTCGGCGCGGTGCTCTCGATCGAGTCGGGCTCCGACCGCCTGCACCAGGTGCCGGGCACGGTGCCGTCGCCGCGCGACTTCCCCGCCGGCGACCGGTTCGCGCCGCGCTCGTCGAACCCGGCGCGCGGCGCCGGCGTCACCCCGGTGATGCGACGTATCGGCGACACCGACCACGTCTACGCGGCGCATCCCGACGATGCGCCGGTCGAGCCCCTGGAGGTCCGAGCATGA
- a CDS encoding dihydrodipicolinate synthase family protein, which yields MTTPSLPARPFAGVVPPVATPLLEDGSLDVASLERLVERLVADGVDGLFALGSTGETAYFTDDQRVAILETIVRANAGRVPIIAGAIELTAGRVIETARRLAAAGADAIVTTAPIYAISSEAEIADHFRAIAAAIDVPLWAYDIPVRVHKKLSAALLVGLGAEGVVAGVKDSSGDDVGFRRLLAANAAAGSPLVLLTGHEMVVDAMGLAGADGVVPGLGNVDAAGYVRLWAAVRRGDWAAARDEQEQLNRLFEIVFQPLGRSGDAAGVGAFKTAMVERGIIDHATMAHPVQPLDGETTERIRGIVRELGLAAQPV from the coding sequence ATGACCACCCCTTCGCTGCCCGCCCGCCCCTTCGCCGGCGTGGTGCCGCCCGTCGCGACCCCACTGCTCGAGGACGGTTCGCTCGACGTCGCCTCGCTGGAGCGCCTCGTCGAGCGGCTCGTCGCCGACGGCGTCGACGGGCTCTTCGCGCTCGGCTCGACCGGCGAGACCGCCTACTTCACCGACGACCAGCGCGTCGCGATCCTCGAGACGATCGTGCGAGCGAACGCCGGCCGGGTGCCGATCATCGCCGGCGCCATCGAGCTGACGGCGGGCCGCGTCATCGAGACCGCGCGCCGGCTCGCCGCCGCCGGCGCCGACGCGATCGTCACGACCGCGCCGATCTACGCGATCAGCTCTGAGGCCGAGATCGCCGACCACTTCCGTGCCATCGCGGCAGCGATCGACGTGCCGCTGTGGGCCTACGACATCCCGGTGCGGGTGCACAAGAAGCTGTCGGCGGCGCTGCTGGTCGGCCTCGGCGCCGAGGGCGTCGTCGCCGGCGTGAAGGACTCCTCGGGCGACGACGTGGGCTTCCGCCGCCTGCTCGCCGCGAACGCCGCCGCCGGCAGCCCGCTCGTGCTGCTCACCGGCCACGAGATGGTGGTCGACGCGATGGGCCTGGCCGGCGCCGACGGCGTCGTGCCCGGGCTCGGCAACGTCGATGCTGCCGGCTACGTGCGGCTCTGGGCCGCCGTGCGGCGCGGCGACTGGGCTGCCGCCCGCGACGAGCAGGAGCAGCTGAACCGCCTGTTCGAGATCGTCTTCCAGCCGCTCGGCCGCTCGGGCGACGCGGCCGGCGTGGGTGCGTTCAAGACCGCCATGGTCGAGCGCGGCATCATCGACCACGCCACCATGGCGCACCCCGTGCAGCCGCTCGACGGCGAGACGACCGAGCGCATCCGCGGCATCGTGCGCGAGCTCGGGCTCGCCGCGCAGCCGGTGTGA
- a CDS encoding ABC transporter ATP-binding protein: protein MSEATATAAHSTDAVIELRDVHVRYKARSSSLFRRQYVDAMDGVSLTVRRGQTLGIVGESGSGKSTTAKVLVGLETPTSGEVVIAGETVRGFTAPVRRRLGRILSVVFQDPATALNARMTVSDALSDPMEVHGIGDARSRRARVRELISLVGLPSSTLDALPGQLSGGQRQRVAIARALALDPQVIIADEPTSALDVSVRAQILNLLTDLKNELGLGMVFISHDIQTVRYLSDEIAVMSHGRVVELGSAQQVFDEPEHDYTRTLLGAAPSLLAPHLS from the coding sequence ATGAGCGAGGCAACCGCGACCGCCGCCCACAGCACCGACGCGGTCATCGAGCTGCGCGACGTGCACGTGCGCTACAAGGCGCGCTCCTCCTCGCTCTTCCGACGGCAGTACGTGGATGCGATGGACGGCGTCTCGCTCACCGTGCGGCGGGGGCAGACCCTCGGCATCGTCGGCGAGTCGGGCTCCGGCAAGTCGACCACCGCGAAGGTGCTCGTGGGCCTCGAGACGCCCACCTCGGGTGAGGTCGTCATCGCGGGCGAGACCGTGCGCGGGTTCACCGCACCGGTGCGCCGGCGACTGGGACGCATCCTCTCGGTCGTGTTCCAGGATCCGGCGACGGCGCTCAACGCCCGCATGACCGTCAGCGATGCGCTCTCCGACCCGATGGAGGTGCACGGCATCGGCGACGCCCGCAGCCGGCGCGCGCGGGTGCGCGAGCTGATCTCGCTCGTGGGCCTGCCGTCGTCGACGCTCGACGCCCTGCCCGGCCAGCTCTCGGGCGGCCAGCGGCAGCGCGTGGCGATCGCTCGGGCGCTCGCGCTCGACCCGCAGGTGATCATCGCCGACGAGCCCACCTCGGCGCTCGACGTGTCGGTGCGCGCGCAGATCCTCAACCTGCTCACCGACCTCAAGAACGAGCTCGGCCTCGGCATGGTCTTCATCTCGCACGACATCCAGACCGTGCGCTACCTCTCCGACGAGATCGCGGTGATGAGCCACGGCCGCGTCGTCGAGCTGGGCAGCGCGCAGCAGGTCTTCGACGAGCCCGAGCACGACTACACGCGCACGCTGCTGGGCGCCGCGCCGTCGCTGCTCGCCCCGCACCTCAGCTGA